The Rhopalosiphum maidis isolate BTI-1 chromosome 1, ASM367621v3, whole genome shotgun sequence genome has a segment encoding these proteins:
- the LOC113554076 gene encoding ubiquitin-like protein ATG12, which yields MNEELTNEFNTSKVVTENKDKIEILLKATGNAPILKTNKWMVEKEKTVASINDFLRKLLKLEPSDSLFLYVNQAFAPSPDQTMKNLYECYNTNGHLILHYCKTQAWG from the exons aTGAATGAAGAACTtactaatgaatttaatacctCCAAAGTTGTTACTGAAAACAaagataaaa ttgagATATTATTGAAAGCAACTGGTAATGCACCAATTCTCAAGACAAATAAATGGATggttgaaaaagaaaaaacagtggcatctattaatgattttttacggAAACTATTAAAACTAGAACCATCTGATAGtttg TTCTTATATGTGAATCAAGCATTTGCACCATCACCTGATCAGACAATGAAAAATTTGTATGAATGTTACAACACAAATGGTCAtctcatattacattattgtaaaacccAAGCTTGGGGGTGA